The proteins below are encoded in one region of Micromonospora sp. DSM 45708:
- a CDS encoding DM13 domain-containing protein yields MPMRLLRAPLTWVVVAVLVVGAATALYWFQPWKLVTDTEVHEELVAVPSTAPSATPSTGSAAPPRPATPSPTPAGPVLLGGGEFVSHEHDTRGAARIVRTVDGRHRLELVGLDTSNGPDLQVWLTDQPVRTGPSGWRVFDDGRHVALGPLKGNRGDQAYEIPAGTDLTGLTSVSIWCERFAVSFGAAALTTAG; encoded by the coding sequence ATGCCGATGCGTCTGCTGCGTGCCCCGCTGACCTGGGTCGTCGTCGCCGTCCTCGTGGTCGGGGCGGCGACCGCGCTGTACTGGTTCCAGCCCTGGAAGCTGGTCACCGACACGGAGGTGCACGAGGAACTGGTGGCGGTGCCGTCCACGGCGCCCTCCGCGACGCCGTCCACGGGGTCGGCCGCGCCGCCGCGCCCGGCCACGCCGTCGCCGACGCCCGCGGGGCCGGTGCTGCTCGGCGGCGGCGAGTTCGTCAGCCACGAGCACGACACCCGGGGCGCCGCCCGGATCGTCCGCACCGTCGACGGGCGGCACCGGCTGGAACTGGTCGGGCTGGACACCTCGAACGGTCCGGATCTTCAGGTCTGGCTGACCGACCAGCCGGTTCGGACCGGGCCGTCCGGGTGGCGTGTCTTCGACGACGGCCGGCACGTGGCGCTCGGTCCGCTCAAGGGAAACCGGGGCGACCAGGCGTACGAGATCCCCGCCGGAACCGATCTGACCGGGCTGACCAGCGTCTCCATCTGGTGCGAGCGGTTCGCCGTCTCGTTCGGCGCGGCGGCGCTGACCACCGCCGGCTGA
- the cysC gene encoding adenylyl-sulfate kinase: MSNGWILPEDVLRDAPSYAPRPAELADLELLLTGAYAPLSGFMTRADLASLGRRGRLADGTSWPVPVTLQVPAALADGLELADPARRALVLTDGEGAPVAAMDVVDVWPAREGTVGVGGAVRRLGDGGHGPFQRLRRGPDEVRGLLPPGRVLGVFADRALHRPQLAQIAHAARTLGAHLLVLIPVGEESSGGLPAEALVRSVFAARDRMPPATLVAVPLARRSDEISDALLRARVAAAYGVTHLLSTEGMLSGAGLRVLVPRELAYDNRDGQWRWREDIPPRNRRLALSQDEIDDLLDRGFPLPEWHTPPAVARELTRARPPRRHRGLVIFLTGLSGSGKSTIARSLADVLREQGDRTITLLDGDVVRRELSAGLGFSKADRDLNVRRIGWVAAEIARHRGVGICCPIAPYAAARATAREMAQAAGAGFLLVHVATPLAVCEQRDRKGLYARARAGLLTGMTGIDDPYEEPTDADLVVDTSDLTVEEAVQRVMEHLTETGWVEPRLQPA, encoded by the coding sequence ATGAGCAACGGGTGGATCCTGCCCGAGGATGTGCTGCGGGATGCGCCGTCGTACGCGCCAAGACCCGCTGAGCTGGCCGATCTCGAGTTGTTGCTGACCGGGGCGTACGCGCCGCTGAGCGGTTTCATGACCCGGGCGGACCTGGCCTCGCTGGGCCGGCGGGGCCGGCTCGCCGACGGCACGTCGTGGCCGGTGCCGGTGACGCTCCAGGTGCCGGCGGCGCTCGCCGACGGGCTGGAGCTGGCCGACCCGGCGCGTCGGGCGCTGGTGCTCACCGACGGCGAGGGCGCCCCGGTGGCGGCCATGGACGTGGTCGACGTCTGGCCGGCCCGCGAGGGCACGGTCGGCGTGGGCGGCGCGGTACGCCGGCTCGGTGACGGCGGCCACGGTCCGTTCCAGCGGTTGCGACGCGGCCCGGACGAGGTGCGCGGGCTGCTGCCGCCGGGCCGGGTGCTCGGCGTCTTCGCCGACCGTGCGTTGCACCGCCCGCAGTTGGCCCAGATCGCGCACGCGGCCCGGACGCTCGGCGCGCACCTGCTGGTGCTGATCCCGGTGGGCGAGGAGTCCAGCGGTGGCCTGCCGGCCGAGGCGCTGGTGCGCAGCGTGTTCGCGGCCCGCGACCGGATGCCGCCGGCGACGCTGGTGGCGGTGCCGCTGGCGCGGCGCAGCGACGAGATCAGCGACGCGTTGCTGCGGGCGCGGGTCGCCGCCGCGTACGGCGTGACCCATCTGCTCTCCACCGAGGGCATGCTCTCCGGCGCCGGCCTGCGGGTGCTGGTGCCGCGCGAGCTGGCGTACGACAACCGGGACGGGCAGTGGCGCTGGCGGGAGGACATCCCGCCGCGCAACCGCCGGCTGGCGCTCAGCCAGGACGAGATCGACGACCTGCTGGACCGGGGCTTCCCGCTGCCCGAGTGGCACACCCCGCCCGCGGTGGCGCGGGAGCTGACCCGGGCCCGTCCGCCCCGGCGGCACCGCGGTCTGGTGATCTTCCTGACCGGTCTCTCCGGCTCGGGCAAGTCGACGATCGCCCGGAGTCTCGCCGACGTGCTGCGGGAGCAGGGCGACCGGACCATCACGCTGCTCGACGGCGACGTGGTGCGGCGGGAGCTCTCGGCCGGGCTGGGCTTCAGCAAGGCCGACCGCGACCTGAACGTGCGCCGGATCGGCTGGGTGGCCGCCGAGATCGCCCGGCACCGGGGGGTCGGCATCTGCTGCCCGATCGCGCCGTACGCGGCGGCCCGGGCGACCGCCCGGGAGATGGCGCAGGCGGCCGGCGCGGGCTTCCTGCTGGTGCACGTGGCGACCCCGCTGGCGGTCTGCGAGCAGCGCGACCGCAAGGGCCTCTACGCCCGGGCCCGGGCCGGCCTGCTCACCGGCATGACCGGCATCGACGACCCGTACGAGGAGCCCACCGACGCCGACCTGGTGGTGGACACCTCGGACCTGACCGTCGAGGAGGCGGTCCAGCGGGTGATGGAGCATCTCACCGAAACCGGCTGGGTGGAGCCCCGCCTCCAGCCGGCCTGA
- a CDS encoding malate dehydrogenase produces the protein MGKKVTVVGAGFYGSTTAQRLAEYDIFETVVITDIVEGKPAGLALDLNQSRAVEGFETTVVGVTTGPNGEGYEAIEGSDVVVITAGLPRKPGMSRMDLLETNAKIVRQVAENVAKYAPNAVVIVVSNPLDEMTALAQIATQFPKNRVLGQAGMLDTARFTNFVAEALSVPVKSVRTLTLGSHGDTMVPVPSKSTVNGRPLRDVMPAEQIEELVVKTRNGGAEVVALLKTGSAYYAPSAAAARMAKAVAEDSGDVMPVCAWVDGEYGISGVYLGVEAEIGAEGVKRVVETELDADELAALKEAAEAVRAKQSDISSL, from the coding sequence ATGGGTAAGAAGGTCACTGTCGTCGGGGCCGGCTTCTACGGCTCCACCACCGCACAGCGCCTGGCCGAGTACGACATCTTCGAGACCGTCGTGATCACCGACATCGTGGAGGGCAAGCCGGCGGGCCTCGCTCTCGACCTCAACCAGTCGCGGGCGGTCGAGGGCTTCGAAACCACCGTCGTCGGCGTCACCACCGGCCCGAACGGCGAGGGCTACGAGGCCATCGAGGGCTCGGACGTCGTCGTCATCACGGCCGGCCTGCCGCGCAAGCCGGGCATGAGCCGGATGGACCTGCTGGAGACGAACGCCAAGATCGTCCGTCAGGTCGCGGAGAACGTCGCCAAGTACGCCCCGAACGCCGTCGTCATCGTGGTGTCGAACCCGCTCGACGAGATGACCGCGTTGGCCCAGATCGCCACGCAGTTCCCCAAGAACCGGGTGCTCGGCCAGGCCGGCATGCTCGACACCGCGCGGTTCACCAACTTCGTCGCCGAGGCGCTGAGCGTACCGGTGAAGTCGGTCCGGACGCTGACGCTCGGCTCGCACGGCGACACCATGGTCCCGGTGCCGTCGAAGAGCACCGTGAACGGCAGGCCGCTGCGCGACGTCATGCCGGCCGAGCAGATCGAGGAGCTGGTCGTCAAGACCCGCAACGGCGGCGCCGAGGTGGTCGCGCTGCTCAAGACCGGCTCCGCGTACTACGCGCCGTCCGCCGCCGCGGCCCGGATGGCCAAGGCCGTGGCCGAGGACTCCGGCGACGTCATGCCGGTCTGCGCCTGGGTCGACGGTGAGTACGGCATCTCCGGCGTCTACCTGGGCGTCGAGGCCGAGATCGGCGCGGAGGGCGTGAAACGGGTCGTCGAGACCGAGCTGGACGCCGACGAGCTGGCCGCCCTGAAGGAGGCCGCCGAGGCCGTCCGCGCCAAGCAGAGCGACATCTCCTCCCTGTGA
- a CDS encoding MBL fold metallo-hydrolase, producing MPLTHTLGSITITSLLDGGGPFFMPREEAFPDATEANWREADRRDPDAIGPDGGWWLPFRAFALRTGDGPVTLVDAGIGPADAPAASWAPVPGRLPAELAAAGIDPADVRTVVLTHLHSDHVGWAGPLFPNADHLVQRAELDALELFHPQLPARLLGPLRADGRLRVLDGDTDLTPGVRVLSTPGHTPGHQSVLVESGDDRLLVTGDLLVHTIQLVDPALFYVHEEDRAGAGRTRERVLSSLSPLLLATPHLGSPFTPHP from the coding sequence ATGCCGCTGACGCACACGCTCGGGTCCATCACGATCACCTCGCTGCTCGACGGAGGGGGCCCCTTCTTCATGCCGCGCGAGGAGGCGTTCCCCGACGCCACCGAAGCGAACTGGCGCGAGGCGGACCGGCGGGACCCGGACGCGATCGGGCCGGACGGCGGCTGGTGGCTGCCGTTCCGCGCGTTCGCGCTGCGTACCGGTGACGGGCCGGTCACCCTGGTCGACGCCGGCATCGGCCCGGCGGACGCGCCGGCCGCGAGCTGGGCGCCGGTGCCCGGCCGGCTGCCGGCCGAGCTGGCCGCCGCCGGCATCGACCCGGCGGACGTCCGCACGGTCGTCCTCACCCACCTGCACAGCGACCACGTGGGTTGGGCCGGGCCGCTGTTCCCGAACGCGGACCACCTGGTGCAGCGCGCCGAGCTGGACGCGCTGGAGCTGTTCCACCCGCAACTGCCGGCCCGGCTGCTCGGGCCGTTGCGCGCCGACGGCCGGCTGCGGGTGCTCGACGGCGACACCGACCTGACCCCCGGCGTACGCGTGCTGAGCACGCCCGGCCACACCCCCGGGCACCAGTCCGTGCTGGTGGAGTCCGGCGACGACCGCCTCCTGGTCACCGGCGACCTGCTGGTGCACACGATCCAGTTGGTCGACCCGGCACTCTTCTACGTTCACGAGGAGGACCGGGCCGGGGCCGGCCGAACCCGCGAGCGCGTCCTGTCGTCCCTCTCCCCGCTCCTCCTGGCCACCCCCCACCTGGGCTCCCCCTTCACCCCCCACCCCTGA
- a CDS encoding DeoR/GlpR family DNA-binding transcription regulator, producing MLARQRQTAILERVRAAGGVRVTELAAEFGVSDMTIRRDLETLHDQGLLAKVHGGATLAGPGSTDEPGFRAKSVRQAAEKAAIADHAARLVRPGAAIALSAGTTTAALARRLVDVPGLTVVTNSLPVAEILHIGGRPDQTVVLTGGVRTPSDALVGPLAVAAIATLHLDLLFLGVHGISERAGFTTPNLMEADTNRALVLAADGLVVLADHTKWGTVGISSIVGLDAADVLVTDDRLAPDARRVLEDRVGELVAAPATEGAE from the coding sequence ATGCTCGCGCGACAGCGGCAGACCGCCATCCTGGAGCGGGTCCGTGCCGCCGGCGGGGTCCGGGTCACCGAGCTGGCCGCCGAGTTCGGGGTGTCGGACATGACCATCCGGCGGGACCTGGAGACGCTGCACGACCAGGGCCTGCTCGCCAAGGTGCACGGCGGGGCGACGCTGGCCGGCCCCGGCTCGACCGACGAGCCCGGCTTCCGGGCCAAGTCGGTCCGCCAGGCCGCGGAGAAGGCCGCCATCGCCGACCACGCGGCGCGGCTGGTCCGCCCCGGCGCCGCGATCGCGCTCTCCGCCGGCACCACCACCGCCGCGCTGGCCCGCCGGCTGGTGGACGTGCCCGGCCTGACGGTGGTCACGAACTCGCTGCCGGTGGCCGAGATCCTGCACATCGGCGGCCGGCCGGACCAGACCGTGGTGCTCACCGGCGGGGTCCGCACCCCGTCGGACGCGTTGGTCGGCCCGCTGGCCGTGGCCGCGATCGCCACGCTCCACCTGGACCTGCTCTTCCTCGGCGTGCACGGGATCAGCGAGCGGGCCGGGTTCACCACGCCCAACCTGATGGAGGCGGACACGAACCGCGCGCTGGTGCTGGCCGCCGACGGGCTGGTGGTGCTCGCGGACCACACCAAGTGGGGCACGGTCGGCATCTCGTCGATCGTCGGCCTGGACGCGGCGGACGTGCTGGTCACCGACGACCGGTTGGCACCCGACGCGCGACGGGTACTCGAGGACCGGGTGGGTGAGCTGGTGGCCGCGCCCGCGACGGAGGGAGCGGAGTGA
- a CDS encoding NADP-dependent isocitrate dehydrogenase — MAKIKVNNPVVEIDGDEMTRIIWKQIREQLILPYLDVDLHYYDLSIQYRDETDDQVTVDAANAIKEHGVGVKCATITPDEARVEEFGLKKMWRSPNGTIRNILGGVVFREPIIMSNVPRLVPGWTKPIIIGRHAHGDQYKATDFVVPGPGKVTITYAPADGGAPMEMEVANFPGGGIAMGMYNFDESIRDFARASFRYGLDRNYPVYMSTKNTILKAYDGRFKDIFAEVFEAEFKAEFDAAGLTYEHRLIDDMVAAALKWEGGYVWACKNYDGDVQSDTVAQGFGSLGLMTSVLLSPDGRTVEAEAAHGTVTRHYRQYQKGEKTSTNPIASIYAWTRGLAHRGKLDGTPAVTEFANTLEQVIVETVEGGQMTKDLALLISRDAPWLTTDEFMNALDENLARKLAA; from the coding sequence ATGGCGAAGATCAAGGTAAACAACCCGGTCGTGGAGATCGACGGCGACGAGATGACCCGGATCATCTGGAAGCAGATCCGGGAGCAGCTGATCCTGCCGTACCTCGATGTCGACCTGCACTACTACGACCTGTCGATCCAGTACCGCGACGAGACCGACGACCAGGTCACCGTCGACGCCGCCAACGCCATCAAGGAGCACGGCGTCGGCGTCAAGTGCGCCACCATCACCCCGGACGAGGCCCGGGTGGAGGAGTTCGGCCTGAAGAAGATGTGGCGGTCGCCGAACGGCACCATCCGCAACATCCTCGGCGGCGTGGTCTTCCGCGAGCCGATCATCATGTCGAACGTGCCGCGGCTCGTCCCGGGCTGGACCAAGCCGATCATCATCGGCCGGCACGCGCACGGCGACCAGTACAAGGCCACCGACTTCGTCGTCCCCGGCCCCGGCAAGGTCACCATCACGTACGCCCCGGCCGACGGCGGCGCGCCGATGGAGATGGAGGTCGCCAACTTCCCCGGCGGCGGCATCGCCATGGGCATGTACAACTTCGACGAGTCGATCCGGGACTTCGCCCGTGCCTCGTTCCGGTACGGCCTGGACCGCAACTACCCGGTCTACATGTCGACCAAGAACACCATCCTCAAGGCGTACGACGGCCGGTTCAAGGACATCTTCGCCGAGGTGTTCGAGGCCGAGTTCAAGGCCGAGTTCGACGCCGCCGGCCTGACCTACGAGCACCGGCTGATCGACGACATGGTCGCCGCCGCGCTCAAGTGGGAGGGCGGGTACGTCTGGGCCTGCAAGAACTACGACGGTGACGTGCAGTCCGACACCGTGGCGCAGGGCTTCGGCTCGCTCGGCCTGATGACCTCGGTGCTGCTCTCCCCGGACGGCCGCACCGTCGAGGCCGAGGCCGCCCACGGCACGGTCACCCGGCACTACCGGCAGTACCAGAAGGGCGAGAAGACCTCGACCAACCCGATCGCCTCGATCTACGCCTGGACCCGGGGCCTGGCCCACCGGGGCAAGCTGGACGGCACCCCGGCGGTCACCGAGTTCGCCAACACGCTGGAGCAGGTCATCGTGGAGACCGTCGAGGGCGGCCAGATGACCAAGGACCTCGCGCTGCTCATCTCGCGGGACGCCCCGTGGCTGACCACCGACGAGTTCATGAACGCGCTCGACGAGAACCTGGCCCGCAAGCTCGCGGCCTGA
- the galT gene encoding galactose-1-phosphate uridylyltransferase has product MKRTQIELADGRELIYFDERDDAVRDQPDRRDLPPPPPASQLRYDPLTDEWVAVAVHRQTRTFLPPADQCPLCPSRGDRHSEIPAPDYDVVVFENRFPSLSQRVAEEPAEITPFTPVRPGLGRCEVVCFTDDHNASFARLSPGRVRTVLDALADRTTALSALPGVEQVFPFENRGVEIGVTLHHPHGQIYAYPFVTPRTRSLLAAARRHAERTGGNLYADVLAAERAAGDRVVTSNEHWTAYVPAAARWPFEVHVAPHRPVPDIPALDDAERDAFGPLYLDLLRRFDGLFDMPMPYIAAWHQAPVHVDRELGHLHLQLFTVRRAKDKLKYLAGSESGMGVFINDIAPERAAELLRAE; this is encoded by the coding sequence GTGAAGCGTACGCAGATCGAGCTGGCCGACGGCCGTGAGCTGATCTACTTCGACGAGCGGGACGACGCGGTGCGGGACCAACCGGACCGGCGGGACCTGCCCCCGCCGCCGCCCGCCTCACAACTGCGGTACGACCCGCTGACCGACGAGTGGGTGGCGGTGGCGGTGCACCGGCAGACCCGCACGTTCCTGCCCCCGGCCGACCAGTGCCCGCTGTGCCCGTCGCGCGGCGACCGGCACAGCGAGATCCCGGCGCCGGACTACGACGTGGTGGTCTTCGAGAACCGCTTCCCGTCGCTGAGCCAGCGGGTCGCCGAGGAGCCGGCCGAGATCACGCCGTTCACCCCGGTCCGCCCGGGGCTCGGCCGGTGCGAGGTGGTCTGTTTCACCGACGACCACAACGCCTCGTTCGCCCGCCTCTCCCCCGGTCGGGTGCGGACCGTGCTGGACGCGCTCGCCGACCGCACCACCGCGCTGAGCGCGCTGCCCGGCGTGGAGCAGGTCTTCCCGTTCGAGAACCGGGGCGTGGAGATCGGGGTGACGCTGCACCACCCGCACGGGCAGATCTACGCGTACCCGTTCGTCACGCCGCGGACCCGGAGCCTGCTGGCCGCCGCCCGGCGGCACGCGGAGCGCACCGGCGGCAACCTCTACGCCGACGTGCTGGCCGCCGAACGGGCCGCCGGCGACCGGGTGGTGACGAGCAACGAGCACTGGACCGCGTACGTGCCGGCGGCGGCCCGTTGGCCGTTCGAGGTGCACGTGGCCCCGCACCGGCCGGTGCCGGACATCCCGGCGCTCGACGACGCCGAACGGGACGCCTTCGGTCCGCTCTACCTGGACCTGCTGCGCCGCTTCGACGGGCTGTTCGACATGCCGATGCCGTACATCGCGGCGTGGCACCAGGCGCCGGTGCACGTCGACCGGGAGCTGGGCCACCTGCACCTCCAGCTCTTCACCGTCCGCCGGGCGAAGGACAAGCTGAAGTACCTCGCCGGTTCGGAGTCCGGCATGGGCGTGTTCATCAACGACATCGCCCCCGAGCGGGCCGCCGAACTCCTGCGCGCCGAGTGA
- a CDS encoding ABC transporter ATP-binding protein codes for MTLLATESLTKTYGGRVTALADLTVSVEPGIIGLVGANGAGKSTLIKILLGLLPPTSGRVQVLGLDPTTDPAQVRARVGYMPEHDALPPDLSAAELVTHLGRMSGLPRTVARERASEALRHVGLHEERHRAVGGYSTGMKQRVKLAQALVHDPDLLLLDEPTNGLDPAGRDAMLALIHRIGTEFGISVVVCSHLLGEVERICDTLVAIDGGRLLRADRVAAMTTATDVLAVEVSEGTEELAARLAALDLPVTRDGRLLLVPLADDHTYDLILGAVAELDLPLHRLDQRRHRVAELFAPREPSHV; via the coding sequence GTGACACTGCTCGCGACCGAGTCGCTGACCAAGACGTACGGAGGCCGGGTCACCGCGTTGGCCGACCTCACCGTGTCGGTCGAGCCGGGGATCATCGGGCTGGTCGGCGCCAACGGCGCCGGCAAGTCCACCCTGATCAAGATCCTGCTGGGTCTGCTCCCGCCGACCAGCGGCCGGGTGCAGGTGCTCGGCCTCGACCCCACCACCGATCCGGCGCAGGTCCGCGCCCGGGTCGGTTACATGCCCGAGCACGACGCCCTCCCGCCGGACCTCTCCGCCGCCGAGCTGGTCACCCACCTGGGCCGGATGAGCGGGCTGCCGCGCACGGTCGCCCGGGAACGCGCCTCCGAGGCGCTGCGCCACGTCGGCCTGCACGAGGAGCGGCACCGGGCCGTCGGCGGCTACTCCACCGGCATGAAGCAGCGGGTCAAGCTCGCCCAGGCCCTGGTGCACGACCCCGACCTGCTGCTGCTCGACGAGCCCACCAACGGCCTCGACCCGGCCGGCCGGGACGCCATGCTGGCGCTCATCCACCGGATCGGCACCGAGTTCGGCATCTCGGTGGTGGTCTGCTCCCACCTGCTCGGCGAGGTGGAGCGGATCTGCGACACGCTGGTCGCCATCGACGGCGGCCGGCTGCTGCGCGCCGACCGGGTCGCCGCCATGACCACCGCCACCGACGTGCTCGCCGTCGAGGTGAGCGAGGGCACGGAGGAGTTGGCCGCCCGGCTCGCCGCGCTCGACCTGCCGGTGACCCGGGACGGGCGGCTGCTGCTCGTCCCGCTCGCCGACGACCACACCTACGACCTGATCCTCGGCGCGGTCGCCGAGCTGGACCTGCCGCTGCACCGGCTGGACCAGCGGCGGCACCGGGTGGCCGAGCTCTTCGCCCCGAGGGAGCCCAGCCATGTCTGA
- a CDS encoding bifunctional methylenetetrahydrofolate dehydrogenase/methenyltetrahydrofolate cyclohydrolase — protein sequence MTATILDGKATAAEIKDELRARVKALAERGITPGLGTVLVGEDPGSQAYVNGKHRDCAEVGIASLRVTLPADATQEQLDAALAELNADPACHGYIVQLPLPAHLDTQRALESIDPDKDADGLHPVNLGRLVLGYDAPLPCTPRGIVELLRRHDVPLRGANVAVVGRGNTVGRPLGLLLTRRSENATVTLCHTGTLDLAGHTRAADIVIVAAGVPGLLTADMITAGATVVDVGITRVIGDDGKGRYTGDIDPEVAEVAGKMVPMPGGVGPMTRAMLLTNVVERAERDG from the coding sequence GTGACGGCGACGATCCTGGACGGCAAGGCCACCGCGGCGGAGATCAAGGACGAGCTGCGAGCGCGGGTGAAGGCGCTGGCGGAGCGCGGCATCACCCCCGGGCTCGGCACGGTCCTGGTCGGGGAGGACCCCGGCTCCCAGGCGTACGTCAACGGCAAGCACCGCGACTGCGCCGAGGTCGGCATCGCCTCACTGCGCGTCACGCTGCCCGCCGACGCCACCCAGGAGCAGCTCGACGCGGCGCTGGCCGAGCTGAACGCGGACCCGGCCTGCCACGGCTACATCGTCCAGCTCCCGCTCCCCGCCCACCTGGACACCCAGCGGGCGCTGGAGTCGATCGACCCGGACAAGGACGCCGACGGCCTGCACCCGGTCAACCTGGGCCGGCTCGTGCTCGGCTACGACGCCCCGCTGCCCTGCACCCCGCGCGGCATCGTCGAGCTGCTGCGCCGGCACGACGTGCCGCTGCGCGGCGCGAACGTCGCCGTGGTCGGTCGCGGCAACACGGTCGGCCGCCCGCTCGGCCTGCTGCTCACCCGGCGCAGCGAGAACGCCACCGTCACGCTCTGCCACACCGGCACCCTGGACCTCGCCGGGCACACCCGTGCCGCCGACATCGTCATCGTCGCCGCCGGCGTGCCGGGGCTGCTCACCGCCGACATGATCACCGCCGGCGCGACAGTGGTGGACGTCGGCATCACCCGGGTGATCGGCGACGACGGCAAGGGGCGCTACACCGGCGACATCGACCCCGAGGTGGCCGAGGTGGCCGGCAAGATGGTGCCGATGCCTGGCGGGGTCGGCCCGATGACCCGGGCCATGCTGCTCACCAACGTGGTCGAACGCGCCGAGCGGGACGGCTGA
- a CDS encoding ABC transporter permease, giving the protein MSDATGVIHDIGYQRYTGPRLGRRHVFGALYGHGLRTVFGLGRSAKAKIFPWLVVAVVTVVAAGLTAVRSQIGEVVMTYAQFADAMSWLVIFFVAVAAPELVSRDLRSGVLPLYFSRPLPRGDYALAKLLSLGTALWLLLGGPQLVMFLGAAFTTSRGMRGVWDELLDLLPGLLYAGLWAVVFASIGLLVASLTGKRAFAAGGIVAVFLMTAPVVGVLSIMPSPTVNQLAFLASPSTLVGGVGNWALGDRLTQGRGGMPIGDFGPVYAVVAVLLVAACVSLLLLRYRKVAAR; this is encoded by the coding sequence ATGTCTGACGCGACCGGCGTCATCCACGACATCGGATACCAGCGCTACACCGGCCCACGGCTGGGCCGCCGGCACGTCTTCGGCGCGCTCTACGGCCACGGTCTGCGTACCGTCTTCGGGTTGGGCCGCAGCGCCAAGGCGAAGATCTTCCCGTGGCTGGTGGTCGCCGTGGTCACCGTGGTGGCCGCCGGGCTGACCGCGGTACGCAGCCAGATCGGCGAGGTGGTGATGACGTACGCCCAGTTCGCCGACGCGATGAGCTGGCTGGTCATCTTCTTCGTCGCGGTGGCCGCGCCCGAGCTGGTCTCCCGCGACCTGCGCAGCGGCGTGCTCCCGCTCTACTTCTCCCGGCCGCTGCCGCGCGGCGACTACGCGCTGGCCAAGCTGCTGTCCCTGGGTACCGCGCTCTGGCTGCTGCTCGGCGGCCCGCAACTGGTGATGTTCCTCGGCGCCGCGTTCACCACCTCGCGGGGCATGCGCGGGGTGTGGGACGAGCTGCTCGACCTGCTGCCCGGCCTGCTCTACGCCGGGCTGTGGGCGGTGGTGTTCGCCTCCATCGGCCTGCTGGTCGCCTCGCTCACCGGCAAGCGCGCGTTCGCCGCCGGCGGCATCGTGGCGGTCTTCCTGATGACCGCGCCGGTGGTCGGCGTGCTGTCCATCATGCCCTCCCCGACGGTCAACCAGTTGGCCTTCCTCGCCTCCCCGTCGACGCTCGTCGGCGGCGTGGGCAACTGGGCGCTGGGCGACCGGCTGACCCAGGGACGCGGCGGCATGCCGATCGGCGACTTCGGGCCGGTCTACGCGGTCGTCGCGGTGCTGCTGGTCGCCGCCTGCGTCAGCCTGCTGCTCCTGCGATACCGGAAGGTGGCCGCCCGATGA